In Asterias rubens chromosome 10, eAstRub1.3, whole genome shotgun sequence, the following proteins share a genomic window:
- the LOC117296188 gene encoding zinc finger protein 474-like → MPGGKPRLVVCYICGREYGTRSIEIHERECSKKWQAENDRLPRDKRRPGPPQKPNILPGISKGSSGSDLNRFNEAAYQTSQAQLLPCSKCGRTFLPERVKIHEKTCPAGRAFAGQTSGVRTQSRVDSRGMEERGDVSKSWGGTDDQCDGDYPPRPSTATLVRPSTVTLKQRKLVTVDNDLRRGTPSSETPSNELSSPDAPIDKIKKPRPKSAKRGRQSDAAGQPYLQSGTLASQGSAPPQSPGALYKPRPPSNARPTPPQKASSKSNPMRGKPATVVCYICGREFGSKSISIHEPQCLEKWKIENNQLPKHMRRPPPRKPLGIGQSVAGPEDYNQAAQQSANSQLLPCENCGRTFLPDRLAVHQRSCGPPGTRGGSSLASQQTSSPKNFNNTGKPRTVVCYICGREFGSKSLPIHEPQCLQKWKIQNQQLPRELRQRVPKKPEILGTPTGKLSAETINEAAWQAHKANLVPCENCGRTFATDRIVKHTTSCRAQGKTGRKTSLSTSTSGNVRPPRVTKTPVIRRPQTIICYICSREFGSKSISIHEPQCLQKWHIENERLPKKLQRTEPVKPQVRMLKGGSGQYNIDELNDAAWQASQANLAPCDYCGRTFLPDRLLVHQKSCKPKK, encoded by the exons ATGCCTGGTGGTAAACCCCGCCTCGTTGTCTGTTACATCTGTGGCCGCGAGTACGGTACACGCTCCATTGAGATCCACGAACGTGAGTGCAGCAAAAAGTGGCAAGCAGAGAACGATCGTCTGCCTCGTGACAAGCGACGCCCCGGTCCTCCTCAAAAACCAAATATCCTCCCAGGGATCTCAAAAGGAAGCAGTGGTTCGGACTTGAATCGGTTTAATGAGGCGGCGTACCAGACTTCACAGGCGCAGCTTCTCCCATGCTCAAAATGCGGCAGGACTTTCCTTCCAGAGAGAGTTAAAATTCACGAGAAGACTTGTCCGGCTGGGAGAGCGTTTGCCGGTCAAACATCTGGGGTGAGGACCCAGTCAAGAGTGGATTCTAGAGGGATGGAAGAAAGGGGAGATGTGTCAAAATCGTGGGGTGGAACGGATGATCAGTGTGATGGGGATTATCCTCCTCGACCAAGTACAGCAACGTTAGTCCGGCCTAGCACTGTGACCTTAAAGCAGAGGAAACTTGTGACGGTTGATAATGACTTGAGACGTGGCACCCCAAGTAGTGAGACTCCTTCTAATGAGCTGTCGAGTCCTGATGCACCGattgataaaataaagaaaCCTAGACCAAAGAGTGCCAAACGAGGGCGCCAGTCCGATGCCGCTGGTCAGCCTTACCTCCAGTCTGGTACTTTGGCATCCCAAGGTTCTGCCCCTCCTCAGAGTCCAGGTGCACTTTATAAGCCGAGACCTCCTTCTAACGCCCGACCTACACCGCCTCAAAAGGCTTCTTCAAAATCAAACCCCATGAGAGGCAAACCAGCCACCGTTGTATGCTACATTTGTGGACGAGAATTCGGTTCAAAATCAATCTCAATTCATGAACCGCAGTGCCTTGAAAAGTGGAAGATTGAAAACAACCAGCTGCCAAAGCACATGCGTCGTCCTCCGCCCAGAAAACCTCTCGGAATAGGCCAATCGGTTGCAGGTCCAGAGGATTATAACCAAGCTGCTCAACAAAGTGCCAATTCACAGTTGCTTCCTTGTGAGAATTGCGGTCGAACCTTTCTACCCGATCGCTTGGCGGTACATCAGCGTTCTTGTGGTCCGCCCGGAACCAGAGGTGGAAGCAGTTTGGCTTCTCAGCAGACATCAAGTCCAAAGAATTTCAACAACACTGGGAAACCGCGCACAGTCGTTTGCTATATTTGCGGGCGTGAATTCGGCAGCAAATCTCTTCCGATCCATGAACCACAGTGTCTTCAGAAATGGAAGATTCAGAACCAGCAGTTGCCGAGGGAACTCAGACAGCGTGTTCCAAAGAAGCCTGAAATATTAGGAACGCCAACTGGGAAATTGTCAGCAGAGACAATAAATGAGGCAGCGTGGCAGGCACATAAGGCAAACCTTGTACCTTGTGAGAACTGTGGACGCACCTTTGCAACTGACAGGATTGTAAAACACACAACTAGCTGTCGTGCTCAGGGGAAAACAGGGAGAAAAACTTCGCTATCAACATCAACATCAGGGAATGTCAGACCCCCACGG GTGACAAAGACACCAGTCATCAGACGACCACAGACTATCATCTGTTACATCTGCAGCCGAGAGTTCGGATCCAAATCCATTTCAATCCACGAACCACAGTGTCTGCAGAAATGGCACATAGAGAACGAGCGACTTCCTAAGAAGTTACAGCGAACAGAGCCGGTCAAACCCCAAGTCAGGATGCTAAAAG GAGGATCGGGTCAGTATAACATCGATGAGCTAAACGACGCAGCGTGGCAGGCTTCTCAGGCTAATCTAGCTCCATGTGATTACTGCGGAAGAACGTTCCTACCAGATAGACTGTTAGTCCACCAGAAATCATGCAAGCCAAAGAAATGA
- the LOC117295825 gene encoding snake venom 5'-nucleotidase-like, with protein sequence MANSRCPFLRTQIVFSLGIIISALGGVLSFDVTVLHTNDVRARFDPIRAKRGAECTDEMNANGECYGGLARRVTKIQEIRNSTENVLLLDAGHQFQGSMWFYVYKGEATANFMNKLSYDAMALGQHEFDLKVEGLATFLRSASFPAIASNIDITKEPSLNGLLLQYHIVNFTTGEQVGIVGYSYEDTPDSVDTGDLIFSEEIQGLQTAVDCLMSMGVNKIIALGNSGYEKARDIADQLVGVDVVVSGRDFTLLHTGDKPSTETPKDDYPVVIHPTRDSSATVLVVQAYAYGKYVGHLDVSFDDEGAVSGFGGNTILLDDSVEEDAATLQEMKPWRDHVNEVANQVVGKTFVPLMLSECATRECAIGNLIADAMLFPHMNGTMRWSDVSIALTTTGSIGSSIKAGDITIGTLNKVLPYGDSIDVIELYGRHLKEALEHSVYELDEGKTNYQMLQVSGIRVSYDLNRTPGKRVLSAYVRCSDCKVPDYQPLLVDTVYKVAINNYVGSGNYGYSSLRDNKMNVRKGDLDVDILIDYLHNRSPICHDVELGRQWMYRGDAPCFDILQ encoded by the exons ATGGCAAACTCAAGGTGTCCTTTCCTCCGGACTCAGATTGTCTTCAGTTTAGGAATAATAATTTCTGCTTTGGGAGGTGTCCTAAGTTTTGACGTGACGGTTCTTCACACCAATGATGTCCGTGCTAGATTCGATCCCATCCGGGCAAAGCGAGGCGCGGAGTGCACGGACGAGATGAACGCAAACGGGGAATGCTATGGCGGCCTGGCGAGGAGAGTCACCAAGATTCAAGAGATACGAAACTCCACTGAGAATGTACTACTTCTAGACGCTGGGCATCAGTTTCAGGGCAGCATGTGGTTTTATGTGTACAAGGGGGAGGCTACCGCCAATTTTATGAATAAATTATCGTATGACGCTATG GCTCTTGGTCAACACGAATTCGACTTAAAAGTGGAAGGTTTGGCCACTTTCCTGAGAAGTGCTTCTTTCCCAGCTATTGCCAGCAATATTGACATTACAAAAGAACCAAGTTTGAACGGGTTACTTCTGCAATACCACATCGTCAACTTCACGACTGGGGAACAAGTTGGAATcgttggctacagctacgaAGATACGCCAGACAGTGTAGACACAG GTGACTTGATTTTCTCGGAGGAGATCCAAGGTTTACAGACTGCCGTGGACTGTCTGATGTCAATGGGAGTGAACAAGATCATCGCTCTCGGTAATTCAGGCTACGAGAAAGCTCGGGATATTGCCGATCAACTCGTGGGTGTTGATGTGGTTGTAAGCGGGCGAGATTTCACTCTGCTTCACACAG GTGATAAGCCATCTACAGAGACGCCCAAAGATGACTACCCAGTTGTGATTCACCCTACCCGTGACTCCAGTGCTACTGTGTTAGTTGTCCAAGCCTATGCATACGGCAAATACGTGGGACATTTAGACGTCTCATTCGACgatgagggagctgtttcaggATTTGGCGGGAATACGATTCTGTTGGACGATAGTGTGGAGGAAG ATGCAGCAACCTTACAAGAAATGAAGCCCTGGAGAGATCACGTGAATGAAGTGGCCAACCAGGTGGTAGGAAAGACATTTGTCCCACTGATGTTATCTGAATGTGCTACCAGGGAGTGTGCCATAGGGAATCTAATAGCAGACGCCATGTTGTTTCCTCACATGAATGGAACTATGAGATGGAGTGACGTCAGTATTGCACTAACTACTACTGGTAGTATTGGTTCTTCTATTAAAGCCG GTGATATTACCATTGGAACACTCAACAAGGTGTTACCTTATGGGGATTCCATTGATGTGATTGAATTATATGGTCGTCACTTAAAGGAGGCATTAGAACATTCAGTGTACGAGTTGGATGAAGGAAAGACCAATTACCAAATGTTGCAGGTATCAG gcaTACGCGTCTCTTATGACTTAAACCGTACACCAGGGAAACGTGTATTAAGTGCATACGTCCGATGTTCTGATTGTAAGGTACCAGACTACCAACCACTCCTAGTAGATACTGTGTACAAAGTTGCAATCAACAACTATGTGGGGTCTGGGAACTACGGCTATTCATCTCTTAGAGACAATAAAATGAACGTCAGAAAAG GTGACTTGGACGTAGATATCTTGATAGACTACCTTCACAACCGGTCACCAATTTGTCACGATGTTGAGCTTGGTCGCCAGTGGATGTACCGCGGAGATGCCCCTTGTTTTGACATACTCCAGTAA